The genomic stretch TAGGACAGTTGAATATTAGCTCTTCATTAGTCTGTGGTGGTTTGCTCTGATACTGGAATTACTTGGAACAGCCAGCTGAAAGGCTAATTTGCTTTCTCAGCTGCTTCTATTCCAAGGTCCAACATCAGTGTGGTGCTAGGAGCTAGAGGCTTTGTTAAGGTCTTAAGATGGCAGGTCGTGATTGATCTGTCTTGATTTGTCTTTTCCTAAAATTCTGAATATAGTGACTTTACTAAAATCATACAGCCATGTTAGTGATGCTGATGAGGCAAAACAAAACTACCGGTTATGTGTCTTAATAAGaagcccttgaaactttacaggTAAACCCTGTGGTGATCCTGACTAAACTTTAAATGtgtatgttggttttgttttttgtttatatgtTAGTCAGGTGTATCTTTGAGACTGTCAATCTCTTCTATAGATTTTTTTGCCATtagaaagtattttctctctAATAATCTGTTGCTTAACATAATTTAAACAATCCATCTATTTCAATCACTATCTTTATGTTGTTTCTAGTGTTCTTTTTTTGTCTAGTGGCAGATTTCGAGgcaaggaatgaaaaaaattattttctagctaCTTCAATACTTAACATAGTGAGTAGGATACTTAATACTGAtattaataatttcttaattGTCTAATAGTGATGGAGTTCTAGCTGTTCATTTGTACAAAGCCCAGCCCTTTGTATAACCACTTACCTTGCTTAATCTAGGATTGGAATCAAACTACTTTCATCTTCCTGTATGGTTGAGTTCCCATCGGTTGTGATATTGTTGTTTTCTTCATGTAGGACAATTTTTAACACCCGCATACTTCAAGTCTGTAGATCTTTCTGTGCTGTGTATGCAGAATTGTGCTTATTTCTAACAATACACTGAGTAGcctgacttttcttttttaaagagtaCGCTCAGCTGTTTGCAGCATTGATTGCACGAACTGCAAAAGATATTGATGTTCTAATAGATTCCCTGCCTAGTGAAGAATCGACAGCAGCTTTGCAGGTAAGAGTGTTCttaattaaaatatcaaaacataACTGAAGGcaaacttctctctttttttaacacACATTTTTACTCGAGGCCATGTaatcttgaaaaattattttactataaGCCTGAATTTTTCGTGAGGGTAGACTGAAAGTATTTTATAGGCTTAGTGAAAATACTGTACTTGCATCTAGTTCTAAATAAGGTTATACAAAgtgagaatattttaattttagttttctgttagaatgttaaaaaaaaagtgcttttatcATAACACCACAGTACTGGAAACTGCTACCCCTTCTTTCTCCTCAGCTGTTCAAATATTAATACAATAAATGCAACAGTACTgatgggttgtggggtttttgttgactttttttttctcttgggtaATCTTTCACATTCTCTTACTTATCAGGAGCATGTTTCATTTTTGTAGCTGCAGAGCCAATGCTTTACTGAAGCCTTTTGTTCTTCCACAATGTTTCTGGTTGTTAAAGGGTTTGCAGGCTATCCTTTAAGTTCTCCATCTCTGTCACAAAGCAGTTCTTTCACTTTTCAGTAATAGGCTGTCCTTCTTTGGACTAGCCAAACTTGGTGCTTTtgtttctcactcctctctctttAGACCAAAGTTACTCTAGGAAGAGTTTGGTAACAAAAAGCAGATACTGGCCAGGCAGCTATTAGCAGGGGCAACCAGTATCACAACCTCCATTCCCTGCCTTACAGGAGCTGAACGGCTGCAAACAGCTTGTGAATCCTTTCATGATACTCAGCTGTTTCTTGCTTCCAAAAAATGCCTTGGACCCACAGTTCAAAGAACACTGCtgtgttggggtttgtttggtgcTTGTTTTGCTGTTATTTCTACAGATTTTGCCTATTAAACAGAATCTTCTTTTTGGCTCTCAACTACTAGATTTACatcaagtattttctttttaggaTGCAACAAGTGCTGTTTCTCTGAGAACCCTATAACTTCTTTAAGATAATCTGAAAGTTTTACACCCAGGTTGATAATCTGTAACTATTCAAAGGCATTTTATGAAAGACTAATACTAGAGGTACCTCCTGGGCCAAATACAAATGACTTGACAGTGAGTGACATCACGTTTGGTTTTAAACAGAGGGGATTAAACTTGGAAACATTGCTAGTCACAGTAATTGCTGAATATACTAATTGGGCCCATTAACACCAGCATAATTTCATGTAACTGCATAGTTAATAGCTGAAGACAGCTTTCCTGCTGCAGACAAATTACAGACTTCTTCCATGATTGAGCAGGGTCTGATCATAGTGACAGCTGATGCAAGGAAAGCAGGGTGTTCCAGAAAGAGGAGTTAGTTATCCAGTAGAGGCATGCTTTTCTCAGAGGTGATACTTGAACGGTTTCTTGCTCTGTTAATGCAGAATCTCATTTCACAGGTATTTGTTGTCTTTTGGTGTGGTTTTGAGATGTAACCTTGGATTCCATCACTTACTGATTCTAGTTTtgataattattttctgtttaatttggtGCAGTATTAAAGATACATGTTCTGACattctttaaaaagaactgtTTTTAAGATGCTTGAAACCTCTAAAATACACAGCATAAGTTTTGTTGGGAAGCCGCAGATGGATACTTGGCTAGTAGACGTGTACTTTGGCCAATCTATCTTTTTTTGTACTAAGGTTGTCTTGGTCTATGTTTCAAATCTGAGTCTTGCCTTAAATGATAAAAGGGGCTGCTACACTAATGCCCAACACAATTTACCCTTCCCTTTTGAGTTCCCTGTGATGAAGTTGGCAGTATGCTACTTAAATCTGTGGTTTACCTGCAGTCACCCATTTAACAACTGAGACTGAAATAATTGAATTGAAATAAATTTCAAACTTTTACCTTTTGGCATCTTCCTTCTCTGATTCTTCCTCCAAGGGCTATCAAGTCCTTGATGGATATATTCACCTTCACTAAAACCATCAGTGTTGCAGAACAGAAGGTAAATATGTGGGTAGAATTTGCCAGTTAGTTTAAGCATGATTTCTTAAGGACCTGTATAACTGCTTTAAAAAGTATCAATTTGAAACTATTTTGTATTATCTTTTCTGTTATCCAGTTAGAATAAGTTTTAGTGGTTTTAAAttaggtaaatattttaaaatactaatattttgtagttaaaatgttgtattttacTAAACTTTTTCTAACTGAGAAGCAGTTTGgttctgaaacaaaatattgaagaaaaaaaagttaaataatacaATTTCATCTGAAATATGCTATTTGACTGAAAGGTTTAAAGAAGTTATGCTTATATCTTGCTGAGCACCTTCCAGTAAGAGAGTGGGGAGAGAGATAGATACTCACTTCTCATCAAGAAAAGCTGTCCTGAGCCAAGAGTTGTAATATGAAAGAAATTAGCATCTCTGGTGGAGGGGTTACTTCATGTGGATATGCACGGATTTAGGCTGCAACCTATAACGAGTTGCTTTGAAGTTGCTAGTATCTAATTCGGGGGCTAAAGAGAGAATCTTTTCTAGGTAGCACTAACTGTTCCATAGCCTACCTTTAGTAGCAAAGTCAATTTTGTATTATATTTGAAGATCTGtacttttctcccttttattttaaaggctgCTAGTCTGTATCGGTTAGAAGAAGAAAACCATGAAGCAGCTGGCCGTCTGGAAGAGGTAGTTTATCGTGGGGATATGCTATTGGAGAAGATACAGAGTGCCCTGGCAGATATCGCACAGTCACAGTTGAAGACACGGAGCAGAACGCATAGCCAGCCCCTTCTGGACTCGTAGTGGCAGGGGGCACTGCGCCCCTGCAAAAGCCAACTGCGAACCCTGCTCTGCATCGGCAGGGAGCAGCAACACCCAGCTGGATCTTGGTGGGCTTGTCGAGTGCTCTGATCGAGTAACAACGTCTTTAATCAAAGCTCAAACTGCAGGTTGTGTATGAGGAACTGTATAATAAGTGGTTCTGTTCTAGAATTACATGTATTGATGTATGTTTCCATGACTtgagctttcttttctgttcataaATATGTCTGACTTCAGTCTGATTTGTTTTCTTGGTTACAGAAACCTTTGTCTCATGTAGTAGAAGAATTCTCCTGCATGATTTCCCCAAGggaattcagaaggaaaatattttaagagtaatTGTGTAACTTGCTCACTCCTACTTTGAAACATTTTATGTTCttggtgtattttttttgtaAGGCTCAAACAGACAGGCTTGGACTTCCTAGAGTTCTGTGGAGACAGTGGTAGATAATGATGTGAATGCAGTGGTGGCCTCTGTTTTAATTAACAGAAATTATAATTAAACATTTGTATTACTACTTGGCTGGTTTACCACCCTTTACAGAGCAAGTAAAGGGATAAGTAAACTAATGTTTGCAGGTTAAGAGTTTGTGTCATTGgcatctcatttaaaaaataaaatctgcagatATCTGATACtagcattttattattatttgtagttCATGAATAGGTATTTGACTCCATTATTGTCACTGGCATGCTTACTCTTACTTGCTCGTGCTATTTCTCTGCTGCTACTGATATTCTGCATTCTGGTGGCACTGGTGAATACCTCTAAAGCAGACAATAATGAGGAAGCATTGAATGACTTGAGAAGACATGAGAAGAAATCAGCGATGAGGAGACTGAAAATAAGTTGTTATGTAATGTTGCTTTTCAGTGTAAGCAGTGGCAGCCACATGAATGTGGTGATCATAAGTGGCAAGAAGCCTGTTATCCCCAATGTGctctagagggtttttttgtttttatcttcaCACACTGAATAAAGTTTTGCCCCTCATCTTAGGACTATAGAAGTACCAGCATGTCTTTtaatatttggaaaacaaaaaccaaagcacCAAATAATGTAGGGTTCAGTGCATCAGCTTGGAGTTGAACTGTTAGTCATTTTCCATGGTTTTGAGTTAGCAGCCTTGCATTATCATAAGAAGCTCTTTATTGCCACATAACTGCTTGTTTCCCAGCCCAAACTCCCTACTTCTATATATTTGATATAGTGCCTTTAACTTGAAAGTTTAGTGTGTTGCTACTGCATATAGATGGGTAGGAGCAATTCAAATATGTCTTTAGCATGCTGATTCTTAAGGGATGAAATGCAGCTGTTGTCTAGACTGCACTAGTGGAAGAAAGAGTGTAACAGGGCACAGGATACATGCTGTGTACATCctgttttgaagatgaaaaaaatacaaagctgttCCTGCCTGTAACAAATACTAAAGCTGAAGTATTTAATCAGActgttatttaattaaaaacttaataTTATTTTGTCAAATTTGTATATCTTTATAGACTTAGTCTGATCTTGTGAGGCTCTTGTACCATCTAGACTCTACAGAGGAAGAACATTGCAGAGATGAAGGCTACAGCAGAGCCCCAGTGCTGTAGtgtgttatttattaaaaataactgggCTGTGGTGATTTACTAAGCCATGTAAATATACCCATGTCCTGGGGAGGCTTCAGGGGCCAGATTTTCATTTGAAGTCAGTTATGGAGcctgctttggttttgtgttttcctaGAAAAATTACATCCAGTGCATCTTAAGTTGTCTGGGGAGTGgggtggaggttttttttgtaatttccttGCTTTTTAAACTAGTGGACTTAGAAAACTTAAGAGTGAAATATTTGGGCTTTgcttgtgaatttttttttcgaGATTTGTACATTGCTGGAAAAAGGGTTAGATCTTCATAGTAAATTCCCTGGTAGAGCTTAACATGTGCATCACCTCAAGCTTGGTAACTTGGAAGCTTTTGCTGTGGGAGGTGGTGTACATCTTCAGTAACAATACAATTCCCTTCATATCTTTCTGGTTTTCATACTTAAAAACTGCTGTATTTCTGCAGATGATACTAAGTGtagaaacttttccttttagttgCTGTTTATTTTGAATATGCTAGCCCACTTTATGTTAAAGTGTGTATCAGTATCAAACAGTTAATCACAGTGAGAAGTAAAGCTTAACCAGAGATATAAGTTCCCTAGTAAGCGTGTTTGGTTTTCAGTACTTTACCTGTGTCTAGTTCAGCCAATGTTACCAATTTGAGGTAAAGTTTGTGATACAGTTAAAAACAAGTAATGCAATAAAGCAAGAGAGCCaaatttgctcttttttccttgagaaataatttaatgttttGGTGAGTGAATAATACTGTAAGATGCACAACTCACTAGTTGTTGCATGTTGTGTTGCtggatgtcctggttcagctaggatagggttacgtttccccagcagagagggggaatgcggtgggcagaggaagcaagcagctgattcaatgtgaatgatagagcaagcttcaactttattgaaagaaatcacaccttatataagcactctacaataatcatgcatactactcacaaatctattggatacatgtaaaaggctacattatcatatcccagccccttgtggcatttcaggtatgtcataacatcttccctcttctggcctgccttctttccgaaggttgtttaccatcacactcaaggccattgtgtacctcagtttctctctttgttaacataacagtcctttgtaggcataactgtaccctgggttttttcctttgtttacctcagatggctgcaatcagctcctgcagagacccatggccttgctctctgcaagccgttctccaacaattccccctttttctttttgtgcaggctgcacaagcataaatttactaatatttctcattatacaactatatgctattttaataattactacaatctataatactattcctaatcactgcaataaactgttaaaggtaccctattaagtacaaagcatcccatattACCCATATTCAAGGGATATGAccaaatactacaaaataaacagtgaggaaaatacggaatagcacacttaattaatagaagtactaacattcagatccgcaattgctagggaaccctggatataGCGAGAATTTACAGTGCCCTTcttcacaaactggaaaccctacgcaatgcgtccatccgtaggtgaggcatccaaagtcgctgcaggcaggtccagcctttaaagcaacaggccaaaataactggcaactttctttgagcggaaacatctgatttcatcctcctgttgggttccacctggagcctggccagtactccagggggaaaaccaagggagtttctaaataaggttaaataattgagctcttaattcttaatattactaaacaaagaaagtggaatacatacattcttacaacatcttatccttattaataactatattttatctaaagtacatcttgcacaagtgactagtaagcttatatatttcattaaggagttactgttagcattttttcttaaaagaattggcaactgtagcatagtttgttctgttgcagtagcaaacattactcagacattctgcttgaatgatcagttgaagagaccgcaaactgtcagcacaggggcactcacagcacccacagctggatcgagtgctggctgcctctcaccctcaggtgtggttgcacacaacttgctggtgaccattggagactgagacctgtggagacacaagcataacctcttccccaggttattaaaagaaatggtccttcccagttaccacttcctaagttttttgttaacacttgagctttgctttggacttctcattgatctggtatctgtgatgaaagatgacacaatattggtgacacctgtgagacaggggagatgtttaaaaggtttgaagagatggagtctttctggtattcagggtaagttgcagtgatgtttttagctggatgccttgataaagaaaactgtttttgtactgctctggcattctggtggaaaaaatgcctgcgttttacagcagagcaaatagttgacctggagccaagatctctccccccttttgtttttgcaaaagcactttcaagatctggtgtgctctttctatgatggcttgtcctgtgggggaatgcagtatacctgcgatgcttgttagctatacggtgaagatcttgttttgccttctctggaagtattttgggtgatgtcagtgaaggatctgttcacaaaatatcaaaaaagctatgcagatcatcatgagttaggcccacgacggctctatctaatttatggttcctaacaatGAccgtaaatcttttaaagtcttaacaacagttttaagttgttgcaggacaatacacacaggtgattcggttcacaaggttagtgtcagggtgggtttcagggtgggttgtgctacagtggtgattaagacaaatttgatccaatttgagttcctcattgagtcatacagtcatgaccccaaaatgcaataggggttttccaatataaatggatgaatatttgctacccaattttctgggcctcttacatgaatgagatccttgctttaaattgttacagcatgaccacaaaccctgaaaagcatttgagttaccggagctaacagccaatctgctcacagatattatggttacatctgcaccagtatctaagatgcctgtcagctcgacagatttttttagctttaatgagagtacaCTTTACCAGAAGTTAACGTTGTTACTGTTTTAGACCacaaatatttaaggggtacctgctgatccaaatcctgaataatggcagcttctttaacaagctgaacaattttttacttttttgttactgaacataggggtacagaccataattttgatttttctcttcataatcagcatctacaacccctggtaaaacaaacaacccctgtaaggttgcagatgaccttttgacaatattttcattaggcagatggttcagaggtgcactctccccgcagagtatgcacctaaattcaagacaacagtcaacacagaattactgcttcctgctagaggaggtatttcacctgtaacactgagaacactgagcccaaacaaaccgcagcaccgatgacccagcgggcgggcactaggaccccgTTAGTTCCTCGttggccgcttccctggccggagaactccgcggctgcagtgggccgcgtctcacacacacacacacacacacacacacacacacacacactcacacaaacacacaaaggagctcctgacacttacTACTCACAACatagtgacaaatattacaaatacgaagactccATTACGAACATacaaagcctgtgctgcataaccctgccgctttgggcggggggggtgggggggtgccgagagcgcagtgccgggctcagccgcaggcggccgctccgcgtcgggggggctcggggaggccccgggccgctgccgccagctccgaacgttAAGCATGGAgatctacacgctcggt from Athene noctua chromosome 3, bAthNoc1.hap1.1, whole genome shotgun sequence encodes the following:
- the MED21 gene encoding mediator of RNA polymerase II transcription subunit 21, which translates into the protein MADRLTQLQDAVNSLADQFCNAIGVLQQCGPPAAFNNIQTAINKDQPANPTEEYAQLFAALIARTAKDIDVLIDSLPSEESTAALQAASLYRLEEENHEAAGRLEEVVYRGDMLLEKIQSALADIAQSQLKTRSRTHSQPLLDS